The Strigops habroptila isolate Jane chromosome 13, bStrHab1.2.pri, whole genome shotgun sequence genome contains a region encoding:
- the RIPOR3 gene encoding RIPOR family member 3 isoform X1, producing MSVKLTFVSPGDGGGISRSCSFTGFSTVQSRKLAKSLGRSSVRSRMSLKSPKAYNSLQKGAVIWDPKPLQVKKIFEALKKGLNEYLEAHQAELDYLSGRHKDTKRNSRLAFYYDLDKQIRSVERYIRKLEFHISKVEELYEAYCIQCRLRDGAANMKHAFSLSPSTKASRESLVELYKNFQECTEDMCFIEGALEVHLGEFHLKMKGLVGFARLCPGDQYEVFVRLGRQKWRLKGKIETDDSQTWDEEEKIFIPNLHEKFEIKVTELRGLATILVGVVTCDSINFFTTKPQAIIVDITELGTIKLQLEVLWNPFDTENLFLSPGTTAKFSVSSRKSSLYNWTPPNTPSFREKYYLSVLQQRQSQGDGSDEAQPPSILSYLAACDFDVHGRSKPSTPAETSEADSFSSEDQKGMESRTATPALDHRTLPLVMIQETCAEERQHPLPDHTTLDILKKTPCVDGFPSNPPGFLSCHKGGDSFHQPRNHRLTEHGDFSQKSLNAASDLKLDGHTKSIDKTLQEVLNLLKSHNVVQAQLEKLEYQVSSLRKKLKLKTLHHKHSSMESLMVETVLESFDFLNADCSADELSLFGSVRTASISTYNDNTLQSLSCGTRTETRDVTTGDDNLDTLLITHLKLCKGLLQKLSSPNVAQVVQKGILEEVSEQTRVLGDVLDLSVEEIIQKTKKKKHYLKLWSDLAEPGTILFASAERFRHALKYTLMLKVKEKYPRQLEAVLQRLLEQIVTCDGLLPSLPLQTQLVTSFQFYSYLEKHHITSLEKHLGKLAKEVMLIEELQCPGRLKTLKKLKGKRLNRLQPLPQTLRLLALLQLDDNHRVSKAATACLCRAAASRNCREKALLFYTDALTDSDTRLQQAACLALKNLRGVESIEQVAQLCQSDAEEVRNAARETTLSFGEQGRQAFEKMDRICCELRDTVQQEAEIEITVF from the exons ATGTCGGTCAAACTCACATTTGTGTCCCCTGGTGATGGGGGTGGTATCAGCAGGAGTTGTTCCTTCACTGGCTTCAGCactgtgcaaagcagaaaactAGC AAAGTCTCTCGGCAGAAGTTCAGTGAGATCAAGAATGTCACTGAAATCCCCCAAGGCTTATAACTCCCTGCAGAAAGGGGCAGTCATCTGGGATCCAAAGCCACTGCAGGTGAAGAAAATTTTTGAAGCTTTGAAGAAAGGACTTAA TGAATACTTGGAAGCACATCAGGCTGAATTGGATTATCTCTCTGGTCGACACAAAGATACAAAAAGGAACTCCAGATTG GCTTTCTACTATGACCTGGATAAG CAAATCCGCTCGGTGGAGAGGTACATCAGAAAACTGGAGTTTCACATAAGCAAG GTAGAAGAACTTTATGAAGCTTACTGTATCCAGTGCAGGCTACGAGATGGGGCTGCGAATATGAAACATGCCTTTTCCTTGTCTCCTTCCACCAAAGCCTCCAGAGAGAGTCTAGTGGAGCTTTACAAGAACTTCCAAGAGTGCACAGAG GATATGTGCTTTATAGAAGGGGCATTGGAGGTCCATTTGGGAGAGTTTCACTTGAAGATGAAAG gGTTGGTGGGCTTTGCACGTCTCTGCCCGGGGGACCAGTATGAG GTGTTTGTGCGCCTGGGGCGCCAAAAATGGAGGTTGAAAGGCAAGATTGAGACTGATGACAGCCAGACAtgggatgaggaagaaaagatttttatacCCAATCTCCATGAGAAGTTTGAAATCAAG GTGACAGAGCTGCGAGGACTGGCCACTATTCTAGTTGGTGTCGTGACATGTGACAGCATAAACTTCTTTACAACCAAGCCTCAGGCAATCATTGTGGACATAACTGAACTGGGAACCATCAAGCTACAGCTGGAAGTCCTCTGGAA CCCCTTTGACACAGAGAACCTGTTCTTGTCACCTGGAACCACTGCGAAGTTTTCTGTGAGTAGCAGGAAGAGCTCATTATACAACTGGACCCCACCAAATACTCCCAGCTTCAGAGAGAAATATTACCTG TCTGTTTTGCAACAAAGGCAGAGCCAAGGGGATGGAAGTGATGAAGCTCAGCCTCCCAGCATACTGAGCTACTTGGCTGCCTGTGATTTCGATGTGCATGGGAGGAGCAAGCCTTCCACCCCAGCAGAGACAAGTGAGGCGGACTCGTTCAGCTCTGAGGATCAGAAAGGGATGGAATCCAGAACTGCAACTCCAGCTCTAGACCACAGGACGTTGCCGTTGGTGATGATTCAAGAGACTTGTGCAGAAGAGCGACAGCATCCTCTTCCAGATCACACAACTCTGGATATCCTGAAGAAGACGCCATGTGTGGACGGATTTCCAAGTAACCCACCTGGTTTTCTGAGTTGTCACAAAGGTGGAGATTCTTTCCACCAGCCTAGAAACCACCGTCTGACAGAGCATGGAGACTTCAGCCAGAAAAGCTTGAATGCTGCAAGTGACCTAAAACTGGATGGACATACAAAGTCAATTGATAAGACTCTCCAAGAAGTGTTAAATTTGCTGAAATCACATAATGTGGTGCAAGCTCAGCTGGAGAAATTGGAATACCAGGTTTCATCGctgaggaagaaattaaag CTAAAGACACTTCATCACAAACACTCATCTATGGAAAGCTTAATGGTGGAGACAGTGCTGGAAAGTTTTGACTTCTTAAACGCTGACTGCAGCGCTGATGAGCTCTCGTTGTTCGGAAGCGTACGGACGGCCAGTATCAG CACGTACAATGACAACACACTCCAGTCCCTGAGCTGTGGCACgagaacagaaacaagagaTGTAACTACTGGTGATGACAACTTAGACACGCTTTTGATAACTCATCTGAAGCTGTGCAAAGGCCTTTTGCAG AAACTGAGCTCACCCAACGTAGCCCAGGTTGTGCAGAAGGGCATCCTGGAAGAAGTATCGGAGCAGACGCGGGTCCTAGGGGATGTCCTGGATCTGTCTGTTGAAGAAA TTATTCAGAAGACTAAGAAGAAGAAGCACTATCTGAAGCTCTGGAGTGACCTTGCAGAGCCTGGCACCATCTTGTTTGCTTCAGCAGAAAGATTCCGTCACGCACTAAAATACACCCTGATGCTCAAAGTGAAGGAGAAGTACCCCCGTCAGTTAGAAGCAG TACTGCAGAGGTTGCTAGAGCAGATTGTCACCTGTGATGGgctgctcccctccctgcccctccaAACACAACTGGTGACTTCATTCCAATTTTACAGCTACCTGGAGAAGCACCACATCACCAGCCTGGAAAAACACTTGGGAAAACTTGCTAAAGAAG TGATGCTGATCGAGGAGCTGCAGTGCCCTGGGCGGCTGAAGACTCTcaaaaagctgaaaggaaagcGGCTGAACAGGCTCCAGCCGCTGCCGCAGACCTTGCGGCTCCTGGCGCTGCTGCAGCTGGACGACAACCACCGCGTCAGCAAAGCGGCCACGGCCTGTCTGTGCCGAGCGGCGGCGAGCAGGAACTGCAGGGAAAAG GCTCTCTTGTTTTACACTGATGCTTTAACTGACTCTGACACAAGACTTCAGCAAGCTGCATGTTTGGCTCTTAAAAACCTCAGA GGTGTTGAGAGTATCGAGCAGGTTGCCCAGCTGTGCCAGTCCGATGCAGAGGAAGTGAGGAATGCAGCCAGGGAAACAACACTGTCCTTTG GCGAACAGGGCCGGCAAGCCTTTGAGAAGATGGACAGGATTTGCTGTGAACTCAGAGACACCGTACAACAGGAGGCTGAAATTGAAATCACAGTATtctag
- the RIPOR3 gene encoding RIPOR family member 3 isoform X3, translating into MSVKLTFVSPGDGGGISRSCSFTGFSTVQSRKLAEYLEAHQAELDYLSGRHKDTKRNSRLAFYYDLDKQIRSVERYIRKLEFHISKVEELYEAYCIQCRLRDGAANMKHAFSLSPSTKASRESLVELYKNFQECTEDMCFIEGALEVHLGEFHLKMKGLVGFARLCPGDQYEVFVRLGRQKWRLKGKIETDDSQTWDEEEKIFIPNLHEKFEIKVTELRGLATILVGVVTCDSINFFTTKPQAIIVDITELGTIKLQLEVLWNPFDTENLFLSPGTTAKFSVSSRKSSLYNWTPPNTPSFREKYYLSVLQQRQSQGDGSDEAQPPSILSYLAACDFDVHGRSKPSTPAETSEADSFSSEDQKGMESRTATPALDHRTLPLVMIQETCAEERQHPLPDHTTLDILKKTPCVDGFPSNPPGFLSCHKGGDSFHQPRNHRLTEHGDFSQKSLNAASDLKLDGHTKSIDKTLQEVLNLLKSHNVVQAQLEKLEYQVSSLRKKLKLKTLHHKHSSMESLMVETVLESFDFLNADCSADELSLFGSVRTASISTYNDNTLQSLSCGTRTETRDVTTGDDNLDTLLITHLKLCKGLLQKLSSPNVAQVVQKGILEEVSEQTRVLGDVLDLSVEEIIQKTKKKKHYLKLWSDLAEPGTILFASAERFRHALKYTLMLKVKEKYPRQLEAVLQRLLEQIVTCDGLLPSLPLQTQLVTSFQFYSYLEKHHITSLEKHLGKLAKEVMLIEELQCPGRLKTLKKLKGKRLNRLQPLPQTLRLLALLQLDDNHRVSKAATACLCRAAASRNCREKALLFYTDALTDSDTRLQQAACLALKNLRGVESIEQVAQLCQSDAEEVRNAARETTLSFGEQGRQAFEKMDRICCELRDTVQQEAEIEITVF; encoded by the exons ATGTCGGTCAAACTCACATTTGTGTCCCCTGGTGATGGGGGTGGTATCAGCAGGAGTTGTTCCTTCACTGGCTTCAGCactgtgcaaagcagaaaactAGC TGAATACTTGGAAGCACATCAGGCTGAATTGGATTATCTCTCTGGTCGACACAAAGATACAAAAAGGAACTCCAGATTG GCTTTCTACTATGACCTGGATAAG CAAATCCGCTCGGTGGAGAGGTACATCAGAAAACTGGAGTTTCACATAAGCAAG GTAGAAGAACTTTATGAAGCTTACTGTATCCAGTGCAGGCTACGAGATGGGGCTGCGAATATGAAACATGCCTTTTCCTTGTCTCCTTCCACCAAAGCCTCCAGAGAGAGTCTAGTGGAGCTTTACAAGAACTTCCAAGAGTGCACAGAG GATATGTGCTTTATAGAAGGGGCATTGGAGGTCCATTTGGGAGAGTTTCACTTGAAGATGAAAG gGTTGGTGGGCTTTGCACGTCTCTGCCCGGGGGACCAGTATGAG GTGTTTGTGCGCCTGGGGCGCCAAAAATGGAGGTTGAAAGGCAAGATTGAGACTGATGACAGCCAGACAtgggatgaggaagaaaagatttttatacCCAATCTCCATGAGAAGTTTGAAATCAAG GTGACAGAGCTGCGAGGACTGGCCACTATTCTAGTTGGTGTCGTGACATGTGACAGCATAAACTTCTTTACAACCAAGCCTCAGGCAATCATTGTGGACATAACTGAACTGGGAACCATCAAGCTACAGCTGGAAGTCCTCTGGAA CCCCTTTGACACAGAGAACCTGTTCTTGTCACCTGGAACCACTGCGAAGTTTTCTGTGAGTAGCAGGAAGAGCTCATTATACAACTGGACCCCACCAAATACTCCCAGCTTCAGAGAGAAATATTACCTG TCTGTTTTGCAACAAAGGCAGAGCCAAGGGGATGGAAGTGATGAAGCTCAGCCTCCCAGCATACTGAGCTACTTGGCTGCCTGTGATTTCGATGTGCATGGGAGGAGCAAGCCTTCCACCCCAGCAGAGACAAGTGAGGCGGACTCGTTCAGCTCTGAGGATCAGAAAGGGATGGAATCCAGAACTGCAACTCCAGCTCTAGACCACAGGACGTTGCCGTTGGTGATGATTCAAGAGACTTGTGCAGAAGAGCGACAGCATCCTCTTCCAGATCACACAACTCTGGATATCCTGAAGAAGACGCCATGTGTGGACGGATTTCCAAGTAACCCACCTGGTTTTCTGAGTTGTCACAAAGGTGGAGATTCTTTCCACCAGCCTAGAAACCACCGTCTGACAGAGCATGGAGACTTCAGCCAGAAAAGCTTGAATGCTGCAAGTGACCTAAAACTGGATGGACATACAAAGTCAATTGATAAGACTCTCCAAGAAGTGTTAAATTTGCTGAAATCACATAATGTGGTGCAAGCTCAGCTGGAGAAATTGGAATACCAGGTTTCATCGctgaggaagaaattaaag CTAAAGACACTTCATCACAAACACTCATCTATGGAAAGCTTAATGGTGGAGACAGTGCTGGAAAGTTTTGACTTCTTAAACGCTGACTGCAGCGCTGATGAGCTCTCGTTGTTCGGAAGCGTACGGACGGCCAGTATCAG CACGTACAATGACAACACACTCCAGTCCCTGAGCTGTGGCACgagaacagaaacaagagaTGTAACTACTGGTGATGACAACTTAGACACGCTTTTGATAACTCATCTGAAGCTGTGCAAAGGCCTTTTGCAG AAACTGAGCTCACCCAACGTAGCCCAGGTTGTGCAGAAGGGCATCCTGGAAGAAGTATCGGAGCAGACGCGGGTCCTAGGGGATGTCCTGGATCTGTCTGTTGAAGAAA TTATTCAGAAGACTAAGAAGAAGAAGCACTATCTGAAGCTCTGGAGTGACCTTGCAGAGCCTGGCACCATCTTGTTTGCTTCAGCAGAAAGATTCCGTCACGCACTAAAATACACCCTGATGCTCAAAGTGAAGGAGAAGTACCCCCGTCAGTTAGAAGCAG TACTGCAGAGGTTGCTAGAGCAGATTGTCACCTGTGATGGgctgctcccctccctgcccctccaAACACAACTGGTGACTTCATTCCAATTTTACAGCTACCTGGAGAAGCACCACATCACCAGCCTGGAAAAACACTTGGGAAAACTTGCTAAAGAAG TGATGCTGATCGAGGAGCTGCAGTGCCCTGGGCGGCTGAAGACTCTcaaaaagctgaaaggaaagcGGCTGAACAGGCTCCAGCCGCTGCCGCAGACCTTGCGGCTCCTGGCGCTGCTGCAGCTGGACGACAACCACCGCGTCAGCAAAGCGGCCACGGCCTGTCTGTGCCGAGCGGCGGCGAGCAGGAACTGCAGGGAAAAG GCTCTCTTGTTTTACACTGATGCTTTAACTGACTCTGACACAAGACTTCAGCAAGCTGCATGTTTGGCTCTTAAAAACCTCAGA GGTGTTGAGAGTATCGAGCAGGTTGCCCAGCTGTGCCAGTCCGATGCAGAGGAAGTGAGGAATGCAGCCAGGGAAACAACACTGTCCTTTG GCGAACAGGGCCGGCAAGCCTTTGAGAAGATGGACAGGATTTGCTGTGAACTCAGAGACACCGTACAACAGGAGGCTGAAATTGAAATCACAGTATtctag
- the RIPOR3 gene encoding RIPOR family member 3 isoform X2, with protein sequence MSVKLTFVSPGDGGGISRSCSFTGFSTVQSRKLAKSLGRSSVRSRMSLKSPKAYNSLQKGAVIWDPKPLQVKKIFEALKKGLNEYLEAHQAELDYLSGRHKDTKRNSRLAFYYDLDKQIRSVERYIRKLEFHISKVEELYEAYCIQCRLRDGAANMKHAFSLSPSTKASRESLVELYKNFQECTEDMCFIEGALEVHLGEFHLKMKGLVGFARLCPGDQYEVFVRLGRQKWRLKGKIETDDSQTWDEEEKIFIPNLHEKFEIKVTELRGLATILVGVVTCDSINFFTTKPQAIIVDITELGTIKLQLEVLWNPFDTENLFLSPGTTAKFSVSSRKSSLYNWTPPNTPSFREKYYLSVLQQRQSQGDGSDEAQPPSILSYLAACDFDVHGRSKPSTPAETSEADSFSSEDQKGMESRTATPALDHRTLPLVMIQETCAEERQHPLPDHTTLDILKKTPCVDGFPSNPPGFLSCHKGGDSFHQPRNHRLTEHGDFSQKSLNAASDLKLDGHTKSIDKTLQEVLNLLKSHNVVQAQLEKLEYQVSSLRKKLKLKTLHHKHSSMESLMVETVLESFDFLNADCSADELSLFGSVRTASISTYNDNTLQSLSCGTRTETRDVTTGDDNLDTLLITHLKLCKGLLQKLSSPNVAQVVQKGILEEVSEQTRVLGDVLDLSVEEIIQKTKKKKHYLKLWSDLAEPGTILFASAERFRHALKYTLMLKVKEKYPRQLEAVLQRLLEQIVTCDGLLPSLPLQTQLVTSFQFYSYLEKHHITSLEKHLGKLAKEVMLIEELQCPGRLKTLKKLKGKRLNRLQPLPQTLRLLALLQLDDNHRVSKAATACLCRAAASRNCREKALLFYTDALTDSDTRLQQAACLALKNLRGVESIEQVAQLCQSDAEEVRNAARETTLSFATS encoded by the exons ATGTCGGTCAAACTCACATTTGTGTCCCCTGGTGATGGGGGTGGTATCAGCAGGAGTTGTTCCTTCACTGGCTTCAGCactgtgcaaagcagaaaactAGC AAAGTCTCTCGGCAGAAGTTCAGTGAGATCAAGAATGTCACTGAAATCCCCCAAGGCTTATAACTCCCTGCAGAAAGGGGCAGTCATCTGGGATCCAAAGCCACTGCAGGTGAAGAAAATTTTTGAAGCTTTGAAGAAAGGACTTAA TGAATACTTGGAAGCACATCAGGCTGAATTGGATTATCTCTCTGGTCGACACAAAGATACAAAAAGGAACTCCAGATTG GCTTTCTACTATGACCTGGATAAG CAAATCCGCTCGGTGGAGAGGTACATCAGAAAACTGGAGTTTCACATAAGCAAG GTAGAAGAACTTTATGAAGCTTACTGTATCCAGTGCAGGCTACGAGATGGGGCTGCGAATATGAAACATGCCTTTTCCTTGTCTCCTTCCACCAAAGCCTCCAGAGAGAGTCTAGTGGAGCTTTACAAGAACTTCCAAGAGTGCACAGAG GATATGTGCTTTATAGAAGGGGCATTGGAGGTCCATTTGGGAGAGTTTCACTTGAAGATGAAAG gGTTGGTGGGCTTTGCACGTCTCTGCCCGGGGGACCAGTATGAG GTGTTTGTGCGCCTGGGGCGCCAAAAATGGAGGTTGAAAGGCAAGATTGAGACTGATGACAGCCAGACAtgggatgaggaagaaaagatttttatacCCAATCTCCATGAGAAGTTTGAAATCAAG GTGACAGAGCTGCGAGGACTGGCCACTATTCTAGTTGGTGTCGTGACATGTGACAGCATAAACTTCTTTACAACCAAGCCTCAGGCAATCATTGTGGACATAACTGAACTGGGAACCATCAAGCTACAGCTGGAAGTCCTCTGGAA CCCCTTTGACACAGAGAACCTGTTCTTGTCACCTGGAACCACTGCGAAGTTTTCTGTGAGTAGCAGGAAGAGCTCATTATACAACTGGACCCCACCAAATACTCCCAGCTTCAGAGAGAAATATTACCTG TCTGTTTTGCAACAAAGGCAGAGCCAAGGGGATGGAAGTGATGAAGCTCAGCCTCCCAGCATACTGAGCTACTTGGCTGCCTGTGATTTCGATGTGCATGGGAGGAGCAAGCCTTCCACCCCAGCAGAGACAAGTGAGGCGGACTCGTTCAGCTCTGAGGATCAGAAAGGGATGGAATCCAGAACTGCAACTCCAGCTCTAGACCACAGGACGTTGCCGTTGGTGATGATTCAAGAGACTTGTGCAGAAGAGCGACAGCATCCTCTTCCAGATCACACAACTCTGGATATCCTGAAGAAGACGCCATGTGTGGACGGATTTCCAAGTAACCCACCTGGTTTTCTGAGTTGTCACAAAGGTGGAGATTCTTTCCACCAGCCTAGAAACCACCGTCTGACAGAGCATGGAGACTTCAGCCAGAAAAGCTTGAATGCTGCAAGTGACCTAAAACTGGATGGACATACAAAGTCAATTGATAAGACTCTCCAAGAAGTGTTAAATTTGCTGAAATCACATAATGTGGTGCAAGCTCAGCTGGAGAAATTGGAATACCAGGTTTCATCGctgaggaagaaattaaag CTAAAGACACTTCATCACAAACACTCATCTATGGAAAGCTTAATGGTGGAGACAGTGCTGGAAAGTTTTGACTTCTTAAACGCTGACTGCAGCGCTGATGAGCTCTCGTTGTTCGGAAGCGTACGGACGGCCAGTATCAG CACGTACAATGACAACACACTCCAGTCCCTGAGCTGTGGCACgagaacagaaacaagagaTGTAACTACTGGTGATGACAACTTAGACACGCTTTTGATAACTCATCTGAAGCTGTGCAAAGGCCTTTTGCAG AAACTGAGCTCACCCAACGTAGCCCAGGTTGTGCAGAAGGGCATCCTGGAAGAAGTATCGGAGCAGACGCGGGTCCTAGGGGATGTCCTGGATCTGTCTGTTGAAGAAA TTATTCAGAAGACTAAGAAGAAGAAGCACTATCTGAAGCTCTGGAGTGACCTTGCAGAGCCTGGCACCATCTTGTTTGCTTCAGCAGAAAGATTCCGTCACGCACTAAAATACACCCTGATGCTCAAAGTGAAGGAGAAGTACCCCCGTCAGTTAGAAGCAG TACTGCAGAGGTTGCTAGAGCAGATTGTCACCTGTGATGGgctgctcccctccctgcccctccaAACACAACTGGTGACTTCATTCCAATTTTACAGCTACCTGGAGAAGCACCACATCACCAGCCTGGAAAAACACTTGGGAAAACTTGCTAAAGAAG TGATGCTGATCGAGGAGCTGCAGTGCCCTGGGCGGCTGAAGACTCTcaaaaagctgaaaggaaagcGGCTGAACAGGCTCCAGCCGCTGCCGCAGACCTTGCGGCTCCTGGCGCTGCTGCAGCTGGACGACAACCACCGCGTCAGCAAAGCGGCCACGGCCTGTCTGTGCCGAGCGGCGGCGAGCAGGAACTGCAGGGAAAAG GCTCTCTTGTTTTACACTGATGCTTTAACTGACTCTGACACAAGACTTCAGCAAGCTGCATGTTTGGCTCTTAAAAACCTCAGA GGTGTTGAGAGTATCGAGCAGGTTGCCCAGCTGTGCCAGTCCGATGCAGAGGAAGTGAGGAATGCAGCCAGGGAAACAACACTGTCCTTTG CTACTTCATAA
- the RIPOR3 gene encoding RIPOR family member 3 isoform X5, which produces MSVKLTFVSPGDGGGISRSCSFTGFSTVQSRKLAKSLGRSSVRSRMSLKSPKAYNSLQKGAVIWDPKPLQVKKIFEALKKGLNEYLEAHQAELDYLSGRHKDTKRNSRLAFYYDLDKQIRSVERYIRKLEFHISKVEELYEAYCIQCRLRDGAANMKHAFSLSPSTKASRESLVELYKNFQECTEDMCFIEGALEVHLGEFHLKMKGLVGFARLCPGDQYEVFVRLGRQKWRLKGKIETDDSQTWDEEEKIFIPNLHEKFEIKVTELRGLATILVGVVTCDSINFFTTKPQAIIVDITELGTIKLQLEVLWNPFDTENLFLSPGTTAKFSVSSRKSSLYNWTPPNTPSFREKYYLSVLQQRQSQGDGSDEAQPPSILSYLAACDFDVHGRSKPSTPAETSEADSFSSEDQKGMESRTATPALDHRTLPLVMIQETCAEERQHPLPDHTTLDILKKTPCVDGFPSNPPGFLSCHKGGDSFHQPRNHRLTEHGDFSQKSLNAASDLKLDGHTKSIDKTLQEVLNLLKSHNVVQAQLEKLEYQVSSLRKKLKLKTLHHKHSSMESLMVETVLESFDFLNADCSADELSLFGSVRTASISTYNDNTLQSLSCGTRTETRDVTTGDDNLDTLLITHLKLCKGLLQKLSSPNVAQVVQKGILEEVSEQTRVLGDVLDLSVEEIIQKTKKKKHYLKLWSDLAEPGTILFASAERFRHALKYTLMLKVKEKYPRQLEAVLQRLLEQIVTCDGLLPSLPLQTQLVTSFQFYSYLEKHHITSLEKHLGKLAKEGKGSAWLLPLN; this is translated from the exons ATGTCGGTCAAACTCACATTTGTGTCCCCTGGTGATGGGGGTGGTATCAGCAGGAGTTGTTCCTTCACTGGCTTCAGCactgtgcaaagcagaaaactAGC AAAGTCTCTCGGCAGAAGTTCAGTGAGATCAAGAATGTCACTGAAATCCCCCAAGGCTTATAACTCCCTGCAGAAAGGGGCAGTCATCTGGGATCCAAAGCCACTGCAGGTGAAGAAAATTTTTGAAGCTTTGAAGAAAGGACTTAA TGAATACTTGGAAGCACATCAGGCTGAATTGGATTATCTCTCTGGTCGACACAAAGATACAAAAAGGAACTCCAGATTG GCTTTCTACTATGACCTGGATAAG CAAATCCGCTCGGTGGAGAGGTACATCAGAAAACTGGAGTTTCACATAAGCAAG GTAGAAGAACTTTATGAAGCTTACTGTATCCAGTGCAGGCTACGAGATGGGGCTGCGAATATGAAACATGCCTTTTCCTTGTCTCCTTCCACCAAAGCCTCCAGAGAGAGTCTAGTGGAGCTTTACAAGAACTTCCAAGAGTGCACAGAG GATATGTGCTTTATAGAAGGGGCATTGGAGGTCCATTTGGGAGAGTTTCACTTGAAGATGAAAG gGTTGGTGGGCTTTGCACGTCTCTGCCCGGGGGACCAGTATGAG GTGTTTGTGCGCCTGGGGCGCCAAAAATGGAGGTTGAAAGGCAAGATTGAGACTGATGACAGCCAGACAtgggatgaggaagaaaagatttttatacCCAATCTCCATGAGAAGTTTGAAATCAAG GTGACAGAGCTGCGAGGACTGGCCACTATTCTAGTTGGTGTCGTGACATGTGACAGCATAAACTTCTTTACAACCAAGCCTCAGGCAATCATTGTGGACATAACTGAACTGGGAACCATCAAGCTACAGCTGGAAGTCCTCTGGAA CCCCTTTGACACAGAGAACCTGTTCTTGTCACCTGGAACCACTGCGAAGTTTTCTGTGAGTAGCAGGAAGAGCTCATTATACAACTGGACCCCACCAAATACTCCCAGCTTCAGAGAGAAATATTACCTG TCTGTTTTGCAACAAAGGCAGAGCCAAGGGGATGGAAGTGATGAAGCTCAGCCTCCCAGCATACTGAGCTACTTGGCTGCCTGTGATTTCGATGTGCATGGGAGGAGCAAGCCTTCCACCCCAGCAGAGACAAGTGAGGCGGACTCGTTCAGCTCTGAGGATCAGAAAGGGATGGAATCCAGAACTGCAACTCCAGCTCTAGACCACAGGACGTTGCCGTTGGTGATGATTCAAGAGACTTGTGCAGAAGAGCGACAGCATCCTCTTCCAGATCACACAACTCTGGATATCCTGAAGAAGACGCCATGTGTGGACGGATTTCCAAGTAACCCACCTGGTTTTCTGAGTTGTCACAAAGGTGGAGATTCTTTCCACCAGCCTAGAAACCACCGTCTGACAGAGCATGGAGACTTCAGCCAGAAAAGCTTGAATGCTGCAAGTGACCTAAAACTGGATGGACATACAAAGTCAATTGATAAGACTCTCCAAGAAGTGTTAAATTTGCTGAAATCACATAATGTGGTGCAAGCTCAGCTGGAGAAATTGGAATACCAGGTTTCATCGctgaggaagaaattaaag CTAAAGACACTTCATCACAAACACTCATCTATGGAAAGCTTAATGGTGGAGACAGTGCTGGAAAGTTTTGACTTCTTAAACGCTGACTGCAGCGCTGATGAGCTCTCGTTGTTCGGAAGCGTACGGACGGCCAGTATCAG CACGTACAATGACAACACACTCCAGTCCCTGAGCTGTGGCACgagaacagaaacaagagaTGTAACTACTGGTGATGACAACTTAGACACGCTTTTGATAACTCATCTGAAGCTGTGCAAAGGCCTTTTGCAG AAACTGAGCTCACCCAACGTAGCCCAGGTTGTGCAGAAGGGCATCCTGGAAGAAGTATCGGAGCAGACGCGGGTCCTAGGGGATGTCCTGGATCTGTCTGTTGAAGAAA TTATTCAGAAGACTAAGAAGAAGAAGCACTATCTGAAGCTCTGGAGTGACCTTGCAGAGCCTGGCACCATCTTGTTTGCTTCAGCAGAAAGATTCCGTCACGCACTAAAATACACCCTGATGCTCAAAGTGAAGGAGAAGTACCCCCGTCAGTTAGAAGCAG TACTGCAGAGGTTGCTAGAGCAGATTGTCACCTGTGATGGgctgctcccctccctgcccctccaAACACAACTGGTGACTTCATTCCAATTTTACAGCTACCTGGAGAAGCACCACATCACCAGCCTGGAAAAACACTTGGGAAAACTTGCTAAAGAAGGTAAGGGCAGTGCTTGGCTCCTTCCCTTGAACTGA